The following proteins are co-located in the Candidatus Dormiibacterota bacterium genome:
- a CDS encoding VOC family protein — protein MPRFLHTSIFVNDMEESIAFYRDRLGLGLLDGPFHYPGNADMAFVGKDWNAYIELVYDLEAHPPYQIGNRYEHLAIEVDGDLRGYVDGLKTHGVKVIKDVYASPSGTRAIAFVEDPNGIPIELLEPRKDKTLS, from the coding sequence ATGCCGCGATTTCTGCATACGTCGATCTTCGTCAACGACATGGAAGAATCGATCGCATTCTATCGGGACAGGCTCGGCCTCGGGCTGCTCGACGGGCCCTTTCACTATCCGGGAAACGCGGACATGGCCTTCGTGGGCAAGGACTGGAACGCGTATATCGAGCTCGTCTACGATCTGGAGGCGCATCCGCCGTATCAGATCGGCAACCGCTACGAGCATTTGGCGATCGAAGTCGACGGCGATCTGCGCGGCTACGTCGATGGACTAAAGACCCATGGCGTGAAGGTTATCAAGGACGTGTACGCCTCGCCGAGCGGCACGCGTGCGATCGCCTTCGTCGAAGATCCAAACGGAATTCCGATCGAGCTGTTGGAGCCGCGCAAGGACAAGACGCTCTCGTGA
- the purH gene encoding bifunctional phosphoribosylaminoimidazolecarboxamide formyltransferase/IMP cyclohydrolase: MREPHGCALLSLSDTTGAASLARALLDGGAHLYATGGTRAFLERNGIPSTDVQELTGFPPLFGGRVKTLHPHLFGAILYDRASAADRDEAHRRSIPAIDTVVVTLYPPPEIDVGGVALLRAAAKNYASVSVLSDPEQYAAFVETMRSGAPPLEYRRRLAVAALERTAAYDASRAADLGGKRFALRYGENPQQIGAFYATAEHAMPEQLHGKALSYNNLLDLDAALRLLTRVEGTRRSGDAVVRAAVVKHTIPCGVAQHANVEDAVREALDADRISAYGGIVAIDATLTPVAADALATVFLEIVAATGFHEDGLARLRAKRNLRVMRFADDLPQRLVRARSMRSALGGLLVEAPDPNAEPERLRVASKRVPSDSEWRDLLFAWDVVRHVKSNGIVVAKGGVTRGICAGQTNRVSAVEIAVMRAGDTARGAACASDGFFPFTDGLEAAIAAGCSTVVAPGGSIRDEEIVAAADRGGIALVFSSHRHFLH; the protein is encoded by the coding sequence TTGCGTGAGCCGCACGGCTGCGCGCTCCTCTCGCTTTCAGACACAACCGGGGCTGCGAGCCTCGCTCGCGCACTTCTGGACGGCGGCGCGCACCTCTACGCGACCGGCGGCACGCGCGCCTTTCTCGAGCGAAACGGCATTCCATCGACCGACGTCCAGGAGTTGACCGGTTTCCCGCCGCTCTTCGGCGGGCGCGTCAAGACGCTGCACCCTCATCTCTTCGGCGCGATTCTGTACGACCGGGCGTCTGCGGCCGACCGTGACGAAGCGCATCGCCGCTCGATTCCCGCGATCGATACCGTCGTGGTTACCCTGTACCCGCCTCCCGAGATCGACGTCGGAGGCGTCGCGCTGCTGCGCGCGGCGGCAAAGAACTATGCGTCCGTTAGCGTGCTCTCGGATCCCGAGCAGTACGCTGCGTTCGTCGAGACGATGCGCTCGGGAGCTCCGCCGCTCGAGTACCGGCGCCGGCTGGCGGTCGCGGCGCTCGAGCGGACGGCCGCGTACGACGCGAGCCGTGCCGCCGATCTGGGCGGCAAACGCTTCGCGCTGCGCTACGGGGAGAATCCGCAGCAGATCGGCGCGTTCTACGCAACGGCGGAACATGCGATGCCGGAGCAGCTGCACGGCAAGGCGCTGTCGTACAATAATCTCCTGGATCTCGATGCGGCGCTTCGCCTTCTCACGCGCGTTGAAGGCACGCGCCGCAGCGGCGACGCCGTCGTGCGCGCCGCTGTCGTGAAGCACACGATTCCGTGCGGCGTCGCGCAGCACGCGAACGTCGAGGACGCCGTGCGCGAAGCGCTCGACGCCGACCGTATCTCCGCCTATGGCGGTATCGTCGCAATCGACGCGACGCTCACGCCCGTCGCCGCGGACGCACTTGCGACGGTCTTTCTCGAAATCGTCGCCGCTACCGGCTTCCATGAAGACGGGCTCGCGCGGTTGCGCGCGAAGCGCAACCTGCGCGTCATGCGCTTTGCTGACGATCTTCCCCAGCGTCTGGTTCGGGCACGGAGTATGCGCAGCGCGCTTGGCGGCCTGCTTGTGGAAGCGCCCGATCCGAACGCCGAACCCGAACGGCTTCGGGTCGCCTCCAAACGAGTGCCGAGCGATAGCGAGTGGCGCGACCTCCTCTTTGCCTGGGACGTCGTACGCCACGTCAAATCGAACGGAATCGTCGTTGCAAAAGGCGGCGTGACGCGCGGAATTTGCGCCGGCCAAACCAATCGCGTGAGCGCGGTCGAGATTGCCGTCATGCGTGCCGGGGATACGGCGCGTGGCGCCGCCTGTGCGAGCGACGGATTCTTCCCGTTCACCGACGGCCTGGAAGCAGCGATTGCCGCAGGGTGCAGCACCGTCGTCGCACCCGGCGGCTCGATTCGTGACGAGGAGATCGTCGCGGCCGCCGATCGCGGCGGCATCGCCCTCGTCTTCTCGTCGCACCGCCACTTTTTACACTAA